The following coding sequences are from one Bacillus sp. PK3_68 window:
- a CDS encoding YafY family protein — MKIDRLLGIIVLLIHRKRIKAVELSRYFEVSERTIYRDIDSLNRAGIPIVSLPGQEGGYELMDGFKLDKKYLTLDELLSIQWALKSIEKATGFEDINELISKINYLIDSVPTQDKNIQLQISHSNNSSQHIQTIYKSIQNCNVIKIRYVDHKGNETERDIEPMGVFLKDYHWYTWAYCLLRNELRVFKLTRIIETYNINQYFTRRPYTIENIYEKEDDKLGSGIRPFTVCLQFSREMRAQVLDNFQEDETVNNPDGTIIVKKDYYTIDQAIAQIMSFGNKVRIIYPKELILKFIKCLDDTKKLYKDYR; from the coding sequence TTGAAAATCGACCGGTTATTAGGGATCATTGTATTACTGATTCATAGGAAAAGAATAAAGGCCGTTGAATTATCGAGGTACTTTGAAGTATCGGAGAGAACGATATATAGAGATATCGATTCTCTTAATCGTGCAGGCATTCCCATTGTATCGCTTCCTGGACAAGAAGGCGGTTATGAATTAATGGATGGTTTCAAACTGGATAAAAAGTATCTAACTTTAGATGAATTACTTTCCATACAGTGGGCGTTGAAAAGCATTGAAAAGGCTACTGGATTTGAAGATATCAATGAATTGATTTCGAAAATAAATTATTTAATTGACTCAGTACCTACGCAAGATAAAAACATCCAGTTACAAATTTCACATTCGAATAATAGTTCGCAGCATATTCAAACAATATACAAGTCAATTCAAAATTGTAATGTAATTAAGATTCGCTATGTAGACCATAAAGGAAATGAAACAGAACGAGATATTGAACCGATGGGAGTTTTTTTAAAAGATTATCATTGGTACACTTGGGCTTATTGTTTATTACGAAATGAACTTAGAGTATTTAAATTAACTCGGATAATTGAAACATATAACATAAATCAATATTTTACCAGGCGTCCATATACGATTGAAAATATATACGAAAAAGAAGATGATAAACTTGGAAGTGGTATAAGGCCATTCACGGTTTGTCTCCAATTTAGCCGGGAGATGAGGGCACAGGTACTAGATAACTTTCAGGAAGATGAAACAGTCAATAATCCAGATGGAACAATCATCGTAAAAAAAGATTATTACACCATTGATCAAGCTATAGCACAAATTATGAGTTTTGGAAATAAGGTCCGTATTATCTATCCTAAA